Part of the Vigna angularis cultivar LongXiaoDou No.4 chromosome 1, ASM1680809v1, whole genome shotgun sequence genome, ACTTTGAAGCAGCCTTGTCAAACAGATCCTGAGCCTCCTCACTAGTTACTGTTTCCTCGAGTGCCTCAGAACAAAGCTCCATGCCAAGCTCATGCAAGTCAATATGAGCGTCTGGATCAATACCAACATGTGAGCGGAAAAGCTGAGCAAACTCAAACAACCAATCATCCATCTCCACCTCTTTGCTTTCAGTATCTCCAGTGGCTCCTGGCTTTTCCTTTGGAGCCTCCTTCCCTATCTTATCAACCTCACTGTCAGGAACTTCAGAGGCAGATTCAGCAAGGGAAGAATGAGATCCGCTCTCATCTCCCTTGACCCCTTCATTCTCAACtggtttttcttcctcttcttccaatAAAGGTGGCTCCTGCTCCGGACTAACTTCAACAATATGCAGTCTCAGCATTGAAACAGAATCACTTTTAACTTCCCCAAGTTCTTTGAGGAGATGGTTATCAACACTAGACTCTGCCAGTCTGAGTTCATCAGTAGAGGTTATAGTAACCAGATCACCATCGCAATCCTTATATTTGATCAGAACAGAACTTGACGAAGGAAATCTTTTGCTCACTACATCCCTCAGCACTCTAAAGTTGCAATTGACTGGCATCTGTGCGAGCCTAATGTCATGATCATAAACAAGCTTCAACGGTCTCCACAAAATTGCAGCCTGAGAATGCTGCCCATGAATGCCCGATGACTGTTCCTTGTGGTCATCCTTTCCAGGGTTAGATGGCTTTGGAGAACCACTTGAAGGCTTCAACATCAGTTTTGGCAAGTGGGACTTGCTATCAGAACCATTTTCAGTCGGCAAAACCGGTTGTGCCTTGCCGTCTAGCTTGTTATTATTAGGCAAAACAACAGATCCAACTGCTGAATTGGATCCCTTTTTGGCCACGGGACGAGCTGGCAAACATGGCCCCAATCCAGCAATAGGGGCGCCACGAACGGCGGAAGCGCCAAGGGCAGCTGGAGAGGGTCGACTTTGGAGGTCCTGCTGGGCTTCCTGGCGCGGCCCCAACGCAGTCCTCAATCTCTGGGCGATCTCCAAAGCATCACGGTTACCAGGATCAGCACCCAACAAGAACTGCACATCCTGCACAGCCATTTCATACTTCCCAACAGCCTCGAAGGAACGGGCCCGACGAAGAAGGGCCCGAACAAAGCGGGGCTGGACCTGAAGCGCCATGGTGCACTCAGAAATCACAGCTTCATAATCTATGGGCTTCATCTGCATCAAACACGCCGCCCTGTTGCTGTGGAAAACGGCTCTGTCAGGGTGCGTTTTGGGGGTTAAACGAAGAGCACTCTCGTACTGTTCAAGAGCACCCGCATAGTCCTTATTCTGGAACCTCCTATTCCCTTCCTCTTTCATCTCATTCGCCTTCTTCAAAAATATCGACGAATCCAACAACTCCGACCCACCATTAGCCGTTGGGACACCGACACCCGAACCCGAATTATCAACCACACCCTGGTTTGGGTTCGAACCACCCTTCTTTCTCCTACCCCCTGATTTCCCCATGTTATTGTCCTTCCTACGCGTCATTATTCACTCAAATTCAAATCAACACAGACTAGAATAATCGTTGCCATGAATCTAAAGGC contains:
- the LOC108342436 gene encoding protein CLMP1, with the protein product MGKSGGRRKKGGSNPNQGVVDNSGSGVGVPTANGGSELLDSSIFLKKANEMKEEGNRRFQNKDYAGALEQYESALRLTPKTHPDRAVFHSNRAACLMQMKPIDYEAVISECTMALQVQPRFVRALLRRARSFEAVGKYEMAVQDVQFLLGADPGNRDALEIAQRLRTALGPRQEAQQDLQSRPSPAALGASAVRGAPIAGLGPCLPARPVAKKGSNSAVGSVVLPNNNKLDGKAQPVLPTENGSDSKSHLPKLMLKPSSGSPKPSNPGKDDHKEQSSGIHGQHSQAAILWRPLKLVYDHDIRLAQMPVNCNFRVLRDVVSKRFPSSSSVLIKYKDCDGDLVTITSTDELRLAESSVDNHLLKELGEVKSDSVSMLRLHIVEVSPEQEPPLLEEEEEKPVENEGVKGDESGSHSSLAESASEVPDSEVDKIGKEAPKEKPGATGDTESKEVEMDDWLFEFAQLFRSHVGIDPDAHIDLHELGMELCSEALEETVTSEEAQDLFDKAASKFQEVAALAYFNWGNVHMCAARKRIPLDESAGKEVVAEQLQVAYEWVKEKYSLAREKYEEALSIKSDFYEGLLALGQQQFEMAKLHWSFALAKKIDLSGWDSKETLQLFDSAEEKMKAATDMWEKLEEQRAKELKDPNATKKDELLRRRKKQGGTTEGESSTVGGQGDISAEEAAEQAAVMRSQIHLFWGNMLFERSQVECKLGMSGWKENLDAATERFKLAGASEADISMVLKNHSSNGDAKDGDDKKVENTRQNKTIKPEINKANQV